Proteins encoded together in one Streptomyces sp. NBC_01216 window:
- a CDS encoding TetR family transcriptional regulator: MTEEETGTRARILRAADEEFAARGYHATSVGRIAARVGVTKAAVLYHFPGKADILAALAEPLLRDLEAAMARAAAADPGAARRSAVEGMLDVWLTHRALLGVNLQDLALAAHGRVFARFKAAMLEANVLVAGPSPDFAGRVRAAQAIAMLSDPVVLFADAPAELLRAEILSGVRRLLGVPEGPGAWRCPEAAPGPGTAGPSAPGGTASAPARSAGHRRRGRPAVMDDEAVARARRWYAAGATAAEIAAELGVSRATVYRHLSPAPDK; this comes from the coding sequence ATGACCGAGGAGGAGACCGGCACCCGGGCCCGCATCCTGAGGGCGGCGGACGAGGAGTTCGCCGCCCGCGGCTACCACGCGACCTCGGTCGGCCGGATCGCCGCCCGCGTGGGCGTCACCAAGGCGGCGGTGCTGTACCACTTCCCCGGCAAGGCCGACATCCTGGCGGCCCTGGCCGAGCCCCTGCTCCGCGACCTGGAGGCGGCGATGGCACGCGCCGCGGCAGCGGACCCCGGCGCCGCCCGCCGGTCGGCCGTCGAGGGGATGCTGGACGTCTGGCTGACCCATCGCGCGCTGCTCGGCGTCAATCTCCAGGACCTGGCGCTGGCCGCGCACGGCCGGGTCTTCGCGCGGTTCAAGGCCGCCATGCTGGAAGCGAACGTCCTGGTCGCGGGGCCCTCCCCGGACTTCGCCGGGCGGGTCCGCGCGGCCCAGGCGATCGCCATGCTGAGCGACCCGGTCGTGCTCTTCGCCGACGCCCCGGCCGAGCTGCTGCGTGCCGAGATCCTGAGCGGCGTGCGCCGGCTCCTCGGCGTCCCGGAGGGGCCGGGCGCGTGGAGGTGCCCGGAAGCGGCGCCCGGTCCCGGCACGGCCGGCCCCTCCGCTCCGGGCGGCACCGCCTCCGCACCCGCCCGCTCGGCCGGGCACCGCCGTCGTGGCCGCCCCGCCGTGATGGACGACGAGGCGGTCGCCCGGGCCCGACGGTGGTACGCCGCCGGTGCCACGGCCGCCGAGATCGCCGCCGAACTGGGAGTGTCCCGGGCCACGGTCTACCGTCACCTCTCTCCGGCCCCCGATAAGTGA
- a CDS encoding phytoene desaturase family protein: protein MPAQRSYDAVIVGGGHNGLVAAAYLARAGRSVLVLERLGTTGGAAVSTRPFTGVDARLSRYSYLVSLLPPKIVHELGLRFAVRKRSVSSYTPQGDGGLLVGGGPARTRASFAALTGSDREYQAWESFYGRTGRLARRVFPTLTEPLPTRAELRARVDDEDTWRMLFEQPLGVAVEETFADDLVRGVVLTDALIGTFAGAHDASLLQNRCFLYHVIGGGTGDWDVPVGGMGALTDALAGAARAAGAEIRTGHEVTRIESDGGHAALTFRTDDTEGVVEARHVLVNASPQALAALLGDPPPPPAEGAQLKVNMLLTRLPRLRDRSVDPREAFAGTVHIAEGYGRLATAYAEAAAGRLPSAPPSEIYCHSLTDPSILGPELARRGYQTLTLFGLHTPARLFAADNDATRVAALDATLAELDAHLDEPLADCLALDADGRPCVEARTPLDLERDLRLPGGHIFHGDLSFPYADEAGGRWGVETARSNVLVCGAGAVRGGGVSGVPGHNAAMAVLGS, encoded by the coding sequence ATGCCCGCACAGCGCTCGTACGACGCCGTCATCGTCGGGGGCGGCCACAACGGACTCGTGGCCGCCGCCTATCTGGCCCGCGCCGGACGCTCCGTCCTCGTCCTGGAGCGCCTCGGCACCACGGGCGGCGCCGCCGTCTCCACCCGCCCCTTCACCGGGGTCGACGCCCGCCTCTCGCGGTACTCGTACCTCGTCTCCCTCCTGCCGCCCAAGATCGTGCACGAGCTCGGCCTGCGCTTCGCGGTGCGGAAGCGGTCCGTGTCCTCGTACACCCCCCAAGGCGACGGCGGGCTCCTCGTCGGCGGCGGCCCGGCCCGTACCCGCGCCTCCTTCGCCGCGCTGACCGGCTCCGACCGCGAGTACCAGGCATGGGAGAGCTTCTACGGACGTACGGGACGGCTCGCCCGGCGCGTCTTCCCCACGCTCACCGAACCGCTGCCCACCCGCGCGGAACTACGTGCCCGGGTCGACGACGAGGACACCTGGCGCATGCTCTTCGAGCAGCCGCTCGGCGTCGCCGTCGAGGAGACCTTCGCCGACGACCTCGTCCGGGGCGTCGTCCTCACCGACGCGCTCATCGGGACCTTCGCCGGCGCCCACGACGCCTCGCTGCTCCAGAACCGCTGCTTCCTCTACCACGTGATCGGGGGCGGCACCGGAGACTGGGACGTCCCCGTCGGAGGCATGGGCGCGCTCACCGACGCCCTCGCCGGTGCCGCCCGCGCGGCCGGCGCCGAGATCCGCACCGGACACGAGGTCACCCGGATCGAGAGCGACGGCGGCCACGCCGCCCTCACCTTCCGCACCGACGACACCGAAGGCGTCGTCGAGGCGCGCCACGTCCTCGTGAACGCCTCGCCACAGGCCCTCGCGGCCCTGCTCGGCGATCCGCCCCCGCCTCCGGCCGAGGGGGCCCAACTCAAGGTCAACATGCTGCTCACCCGGCTGCCGCGGCTGCGCGACCGGTCCGTCGACCCCCGCGAGGCATTCGCCGGCACCGTCCACATCGCCGAGGGCTACGGCCGGCTGGCGACCGCCTACGCCGAAGCGGCCGCGGGGCGTCTGCCGAGCGCCCCGCCCTCCGAGATCTACTGCCACTCCCTGACCGATCCGAGCATCCTGGGCCCCGAGCTCGCCCGGCGCGGCTACCAGACCCTCACGCTCTTCGGCCTGCACACCCCCGCACGCCTGTTCGCCGCCGACAACGACGCCACCCGGGTGGCGGCCCTCGACGCCACGCTCGCCGAACTCGACGCCCACCTCGACGAGCCGCTCGCCGACTGCCTCGCGCTCGACGCCGACGGCCGCCCGTGCGTCGAGGCGCGGACCCCGCTCGACCTCGAACGCGACCTGCGGCTGCCCGGCGGCCACATCTTCCACGGAGACCTCTCCTTCCCCTACGCGGACGAGGCCGGCGGCCGGTGGGGTGTCGAGACCGCGCGCTCCAACGTCCTGGTGTGCGGCGCGGGCGCCGTCCGGGGCGGCGGAGTGAGCGGCGTTCCCGGTCACAACGCGGCGATGGCGGTGCTCGGAAGCTGA
- the tdh gene encoding L-threonine 3-dehydrogenase, whose protein sequence is MKALVKQNAEPGLWLTDVPEPETGSGDVLIKVKRTGICGTDLHIRSWDGWARKTISTPLTLGHEFVGEVAETGRDVVDVKVGDLVSGEGHLVCGKCRNCLAGRRHLCRATVGLGVGRDGAFAEYVVLPASNVWVHRTPVDLDVAAIFDPFGNAVHTALSFPLVGEDVLVTGAGPIGIMAAAVAKHAGARSVVITDVSEERLDLARKAGVTLALNVARETIADGQRALGLKEGFDVGLEMSGNPRAMRDMVANMTNGGKIAMLGLPAEDFSVDWAKIVTSMITIKGIYGREMFETWYAMSVLLEGGLDLAPVITGRYDYTDFEAAFDDAASGKGGKIILDWSTAS, encoded by the coding sequence TTGAAGGCACTGGTCAAGCAGAACGCGGAGCCGGGACTCTGGCTCACGGACGTGCCGGAGCCGGAGACCGGCTCCGGCGACGTACTGATCAAGGTGAAGCGGACCGGCATCTGCGGCACCGACCTGCACATCCGGTCCTGGGACGGCTGGGCGCGGAAGACCATCTCCACGCCGCTCACCCTCGGCCATGAGTTCGTCGGCGAGGTCGCCGAGACCGGACGTGACGTCGTGGACGTCAAGGTCGGGGACCTGGTCAGCGGAGAGGGCCACCTCGTCTGCGGCAAGTGCCGCAACTGCCTCGCCGGCCGCCGCCACCTGTGCCGCGCCACGGTCGGCCTCGGCGTCGGGCGCGACGGCGCCTTCGCCGAATACGTCGTCCTGCCCGCGTCGAACGTCTGGGTGCACCGCACCCCCGTCGACCTCGACGTCGCGGCGATCTTCGACCCCTTCGGCAACGCCGTGCACACCGCCCTGTCCTTCCCGCTCGTCGGCGAGGACGTCCTGGTCACCGGCGCCGGCCCGATCGGCATCATGGCCGCCGCCGTCGCCAAGCACGCCGGCGCCCGCAGCGTCGTCATCACCGACGTGAGCGAGGAGCGGCTGGACCTCGCCCGCAAGGCCGGCGTCACGCTGGCCCTGAACGTCGCCCGGGAGACGATCGCCGACGGCCAGCGCGCGCTCGGGCTCAAGGAGGGCTTCGACGTCGGCCTCGAGATGTCCGGCAACCCCCGCGCGATGCGCGACATGGTCGCCAACATGACCAACGGCGGCAAGATCGCGATGCTCGGCCTGCCCGCCGAGGACTTCTCCGTCGACTGGGCGAAGATCGTCACCTCCATGATCACCATCAAGGGGATCTACGGCCGGGAGATGTTCGAGACCTGGTACGCGATGTCGGTCCTCCTGGAGGGCGGTCTCGACCTCGCCCCCGTGATCACCGGCCGTTACGACTACACCGACTTCGAGGCCGCCTTCGACGACGCCGCGTCCGGCAAGGGCGGCAAGATCATCCTTGACTGGAGCACCGCGTCCTAG
- a CDS encoding glycine C-acetyltransferase → MFASVREDLRATLDEIRAAGLHKPERVIGTPQSATVAVTAGGRPGEVLNFCANNYLGLADHPEVVAAAHEALDRWGYGMASVRFICGTQEVHKELEARLSSFLGQEDTILYSSCFDANGGVFETLLGPEDAVISDALNHASIIDGIRLSKARRFRYANRDMADLEQRLKEAVDGGARRKLIVTDGVFSMDGYVAPLDEICDLAERYDAMVMVDDSHAVGFVGPGGRGTPELHGVMDRVDIITGTLGKALGGASGGYVAARAEIVALLRQRSRPYLFSNTLAPVIAAASLKVLDLLESADDLREGLRANTALFRSRMTEEGFDILPGDHAIAPVMIGDASEAGRMAELLLERGVYVIGFSYPVVPQGQARIRVQLSAAHSTEDVNRAVDAFVDARAALRD, encoded by the coding sequence ATGTTCGCGTCCGTACGTGAAGACCTCCGTGCCACCCTCGACGAGATCCGCGCCGCCGGTCTGCACAAACCCGAGCGCGTGATCGGCACCCCGCAGTCCGCCACCGTCGCCGTCACGGCCGGCGGCCGGCCCGGTGAGGTGCTCAACTTCTGCGCCAACAACTACCTGGGCCTCGCCGACCACCCCGAGGTCGTCGCCGCCGCCCACGAGGCGCTGGACCGCTGGGGCTACGGCATGGCCTCCGTGCGCTTCATCTGCGGCACGCAGGAGGTGCACAAGGAACTGGAGGCACGGCTGTCCTCTTTCCTGGGCCAGGAGGACACGATTCTCTACTCCTCCTGCTTCGACGCCAACGGAGGCGTCTTCGAGACGCTGCTCGGCCCGGAGGACGCCGTCATCTCCGACGCCCTCAACCACGCCAGCATCATCGACGGCATCCGGCTCTCCAAGGCCCGCCGCTTCCGCTACGCCAACCGCGACATGGCCGACCTCGAGCAGCGGCTCAAGGAGGCCGTCGACGGCGGGGCCCGGCGCAAGCTGATCGTGACCGACGGCGTGTTCTCCATGGACGGCTACGTCGCCCCGCTCGACGAGATATGCGATCTGGCCGAACGCTACGACGCCATGGTGATGGTCGACGACTCGCACGCCGTCGGCTTCGTCGGTCCCGGCGGGCGCGGAACCCCCGAACTGCACGGCGTCATGGACCGTGTCGACATCATCACCGGCACCCTCGGCAAGGCCCTCGGCGGCGCCTCCGGCGGCTACGTCGCCGCCCGCGCGGAGATCGTCGCGCTGCTGCGCCAGCGCTCGCGTCCGTACCTCTTCTCCAACACCCTCGCCCCGGTGATCGCCGCCGCCTCGCTCAAGGTCCTCGACCTGTTGGAGTCGGCCGACGACCTCCGCGAGGGGCTCCGCGCGAACACGGCGCTGTTCCGCTCCCGGATGACCGAGGAGGGCTTCGACATCCTCCCCGGCGACCACGCCATCGCCCCCGTCATGATCGGCGACGCGTCGGAGGCGGGACGGATGGCGGAGCTGCTGCTGGAGCGCGGCGTCTACGTGATCGGCTTCTCGTACCCGGTCGTCCCGCAGGGGCAGGCCCGTATCCGCGTCCAGCTGTCGGCGGCCCACTCGACCGAGGACGTCAACCGCGCGGTCGACGCGTTCGTCGACGCCCGCGCCGCCCTGCGAGACTAG
- a CDS encoding LysR family transcriptional regulator, with the protein MIEARRLHILRAVADHRTVTAAAAALFLTPSAVSQQLAALEQETGHRLVERGARGARLTPAGEILLGHANAVLAQLERAESELAAYGSGEAGTVTVAAFATGIGLVVAPAIAGLARTAPGIRVRVRDAEGDASLMMVLDRQVDTAVAVEYRGAPGEDDARLTRVPLYAEPFDVVLPSGHPLAERERVALAVLAKDAWIGQSAGNPCHDVTVLACEYAGFAPRLEHSSDDFRAVVALASAGAGVALVPRSALRGMELTRVEVRAVDGVAPTRRVFAAVRRGAEEHPLIRPVLSALRAAAEPAG; encoded by the coding sequence ATGATCGAAGCGCGGCGGCTGCACATCCTCCGGGCGGTGGCCGACCACCGTACGGTCACGGCGGCTGCCGCCGCGCTCTTCCTCACCCCCTCCGCGGTCTCCCAGCAGCTCGCCGCGCTGGAACAGGAGACCGGCCACCGGCTGGTCGAACGCGGTGCCCGCGGCGCGCGGCTCACACCGGCCGGGGAGATCCTGCTCGGCCACGCCAACGCCGTCCTCGCCCAGCTGGAACGCGCGGAGTCGGAACTCGCCGCCTACGGTTCCGGCGAGGCGGGCACGGTCACGGTGGCGGCGTTCGCCACCGGCATCGGGCTGGTCGTCGCCCCGGCCATCGCGGGACTGGCCCGCACCGCGCCCGGCATCCGGGTCCGGGTCCGGGACGCCGAGGGCGACGCGTCCCTGATGATGGTTCTCGACCGGCAGGTCGACACGGCGGTGGCGGTCGAGTACCGGGGTGCCCCCGGGGAGGACGACGCCCGTCTCACCCGGGTGCCGCTGTACGCCGAACCGTTCGACGTCGTCCTTCCGTCCGGCCATCCCCTCGCGGAGCGCGAGCGGGTCGCGCTCGCCGTGCTCGCCAAGGACGCGTGGATCGGTCAGTCCGCGGGCAACCCCTGCCACGACGTGACGGTCCTGGCCTGCGAGTACGCGGGCTTCGCGCCCCGTCTGGAACACTCGTCGGACGACTTCCGGGCCGTCGTCGCGCTCGCCTCGGCGGGGGCGGGGGTGGCGCTCGTCCCGCGTTCGGCGCTGCGAGGGATGGAGCTCACCCGGGTCGAGGTCCGTGCGGTGGACGGCGTCGCGCCCACCCGCCGAGTCTTCGCCGCCGTGCGGCGCGGAGCCGAGGAGCACCCGCTGATCAGGCCCGTCCTGTCGGCCCTGCGTGCGGCGGCCGAACCGGCAGGCTGA
- a CDS encoding alpha/beta fold hydrolase, which yields MQVTSGRYDLVTSEVVRPLVDAIPGAEWVLFEESTHMPSVEEPEHLRQVVEGFVSAVESEPPRR from the coding sequence GTGCAGGTGACCTCCGGCCGCTACGACCTGGTGACCTCCGAGGTGGTCCGCCCCCTCGTGGACGCCATTCCGGGCGCCGAATGGGTCCTCTTCGAGGAGAGTACGCACATGCCGTCCGTCGAGGAGCCCGAGCACCTCCGTCAGGTCGTCGAAGGCTTCGTCTCCGCCGTGGAGTCTGAGCCGCCGCGGCGGTAG
- a CDS encoding serine hydrolase, with translation MAEESVDRGIGRRAFGAGLLVLGGALMAGSTPVAGAASGHRGGRPTLRRGSARRAGLLAEHLDRLVTDAEEFLAPSPAHPWYAGAVLLAGRGGTVALHRAIGTAVRYAAYDERTDTGVELPADRRIAMSEDTVFDLASVSKLFTSVLAVQQIERGSLEPEERVTAYLPGFGVGGKRDVTVRHLLTHTSGLPAWLPLYEEPTPEAMLRRVADEPLTRPPGTAYLYSDLNLISLQSVLEAVTGRRLDALLHEEVTVPLGMDRTRYNPPPSWRPGIAATEDCRRPWSGLDRGMVWGEVHDENAYALGGVAGHAGVFSRAWDLAVLARTLLNGGAYGSARILSPESVELMFTDFNPGFPDDAHGLGLELGQRWYMGAMATPRTAGHTGFTGTSLVLDPGTDTFLVLLGNSVHPVRRWRAGSAPRVAAANHLARAVAVRPARGRTAWFAGMESDVSATLTLPPLTAHAGPAPGPVRLRCALWWDTEPTADAAFLEVSRDGGTTWEPLPFTTVRPGQQPRTRPAGSVSGWSGRVWHEATADLSAHGTGGVRLRWRYTTDRRLVGRGVYVDGLRVLDATGSPLFDDSRPADASRVEAAGWTRSAD, from the coding sequence ATGGCGGAGGAATCGGTGGACCGGGGCATCGGCCGTCGCGCGTTCGGCGCCGGGCTCCTCGTTCTGGGAGGTGCGCTGATGGCCGGCTCGACTCCGGTGGCCGGCGCCGCCTCCGGCCACCGAGGCGGGCGGCCGACCCTGCGTCGCGGGTCCGCCAGGCGTGCCGGACTGCTGGCCGAGCACCTGGATCGTCTGGTCACGGACGCGGAGGAGTTCCTCGCCCCCTCCCCCGCCCACCCCTGGTACGCGGGCGCGGTGCTCCTCGCCGGACGGGGCGGGACGGTGGCGCTGCACCGCGCGATCGGGACCGCGGTGCGGTACGCGGCGTACGACGAGCGGACGGACACCGGCGTCGAGCTGCCCGCGGACCGGCGGATCGCCATGTCCGAGGACACCGTCTTCGACCTGGCGTCCGTCTCCAAGCTGTTCACCTCGGTCCTCGCGGTCCAGCAGATCGAACGCGGATCGCTGGAACCGGAGGAGAGGGTGACCGCGTACCTCCCCGGGTTCGGCGTCGGCGGGAAGCGGGACGTCACGGTCCGTCATCTGCTGACCCACACCTCGGGCTTGCCGGCGTGGCTCCCGCTGTACGAGGAACCGACGCCGGAGGCGATGCTGCGGCGGGTGGCCGACGAGCCCCTCACGCGACCGCCCGGCACGGCGTACCTGTATTCCGATCTGAATCTGATCTCCCTCCAGTCGGTCCTGGAGGCGGTCACCGGCCGCCGGCTGGACGCGCTGCTCCACGAGGAGGTCACCGTCCCCCTCGGGATGGACCGCACGCGCTACAACCCCCCTCCCTCCTGGCGGCCGGGGATCGCCGCGACCGAAGACTGCCGACGTCCGTGGTCCGGCCTGGACCGGGGCATGGTGTGGGGCGAGGTCCACGACGAGAACGCGTACGCCCTCGGCGGGGTAGCGGGCCACGCCGGGGTGTTCTCCCGCGCCTGGGACCTGGCCGTGCTCGCCCGCACCCTGCTCAACGGCGGGGCGTACGGCTCCGCCCGGATCCTGTCGCCCGAGTCCGTGGAGCTGATGTTCACCGACTTCAACCCCGGCTTCCCCGATGACGCGCACGGCCTCGGCCTCGAACTCGGACAGCGCTGGTACATGGGCGCGATGGCCACTCCGCGGACGGCCGGGCACACCGGCTTCACCGGCACCAGCCTGGTCCTCGACCCGGGCACCGACACCTTCCTCGTCCTGCTCGGCAACTCGGTCCACCCCGTGCGCCGCTGGCGTGCCGGCTCGGCGCCCCGGGTCGCCGCGGCGAACCACCTCGCCCGCGCCGTCGCCGTCCGTCCGGCGCGCGGGCGGACCGCCTGGTTCGCCGGGATGGAGAGCGACGTGTCCGCCACCCTCACCCTGCCGCCGCTGACCGCGCACGCGGGCCCGGCCCCGGGCCCCGTCCGGCTGCGCTGCGCGCTGTGGTGGGACACCGAGCCGACGGCGGACGCCGCCTTCCTGGAAGTGTCGAGGGACGGCGGGACCACCTGGGAACCACTGCCGTTCACCACCGTGCGCCCCGGGCAACAGCCGCGGACGCGTCCGGCCGGTTCGGTGAGCGGCTGGTCGGGGCGGGTCTGGCACGAGGCCACAGCCGACCTCTCGGCCCACGGCACGGGCGGCGTCCGGCTGCGCTGGCGCTACACGACGGACCGGCGCCTCGTCGGACGAGGGGTGTACGTGGACGGACTGCGCGTCCTCGACGCCACGGGCTCCCCGCTCTTCGACGACTCCCGGCCCGCGGACGCGTCCCGCGTCGAGGCCGCGGGCTGGACCAGGTCGGCGGACTGA
- a CDS encoding NAD(P)H-dependent flavin oxidoreductase, with product MKTELSQSLGIEHAIFGFTPFPAVAAAITRAGGFGVLGAVRYTDPDELARDLDWMQDHTGGLPYGLDVVMPARKVEGVSEPDVEAMIPEGHRAFVRDTLARHGVPELADGEVSGWRITGWMERVARSQLDVAFDYPIRLLANALGSPPADVVARAHAHGVHVAALAGSARHARHHADAGIDVVVAQGYEAGGHTGEIASMVLTPEVVEAVSPLPVLAAGGIGSGEQIAAGLALGAQGAWLGSLWLTTTEAELHSRALTAKLLAAGSGDTVRSRALTGKPARQLRTEWTDAWDDPDGPGALPMPLQGLLVAEAVSRIQKYEVGPLLGTPVGQIVGRMTSERGVQQVFDDLTRGFEKAVDRIDRIAGRSTP from the coding sequence ATGAAGACGGAGCTGAGCCAGAGCCTGGGGATCGAGCACGCCATCTTCGGCTTCACGCCCTTCCCCGCGGTCGCCGCCGCGATCACCAGAGCAGGCGGATTCGGTGTCCTCGGCGCGGTCCGCTACACCGACCCCGACGAACTCGCCCGCGACCTCGACTGGATGCAGGACCACACCGGGGGGCTGCCCTACGGCCTCGACGTCGTCATGCCCGCCAGGAAGGTCGAGGGCGTGAGCGAGCCGGACGTGGAGGCGATGATCCCCGAGGGGCATCGAGCCTTCGTCCGTGACACCCTCGCCCGGCATGGCGTCCCCGAACTCGCCGACGGCGAGGTCTCCGGATGGCGCATCACCGGATGGATGGAGCGGGTCGCCCGCAGCCAGCTCGACGTCGCCTTCGACTACCCCATCAGACTCCTCGCCAACGCGCTGGGCTCGCCTCCCGCCGACGTCGTCGCCCGCGCGCACGCGCACGGCGTCCACGTCGCGGCCCTGGCGGGCAGCGCCCGGCACGCCCGCCACCACGCCGACGCGGGCATCGACGTCGTCGTCGCCCAGGGCTACGAGGCCGGCGGCCATACCGGCGAGATCGCCTCCATGGTCCTCACCCCGGAAGTCGTCGAAGCCGTCTCGCCGCTGCCCGTCCTCGCCGCGGGCGGGATCGGCAGCGGCGAGCAGATCGCCGCCGGCCTCGCGCTCGGCGCCCAGGGAGCCTGGCTGGGCTCGCTCTGGCTCACGACGACCGAGGCCGAGCTGCACTCCCGCGCACTCACCGCCAAGCTCCTCGCCGCCGGCTCAGGCGACACCGTCCGATCCCGCGCGCTCACCGGCAAGCCCGCCCGCCAGCTGCGCACCGAGTGGACCGACGCGTGGGACGACCCGGACGGCCCCGGAGCCCTCCCGATGCCCTTGCAGGGCCTGCTCGTCGCCGAAGCGGTCTCCCGCATACAGAAGTACGAGGTGGGGCCGTTGCTCGGGACGCCGGTAGGGCAGATCGTCGGCCGGATGACATCCGAACGCGGTGTCCAGCAGGTCTTCGACGACCTCACCCGCGGCTTCGAGAAGGCCGTCGACCGTATCGACCGCATCGCCGGACGGAGCACCCCGTGA
- a CDS encoding acyl-CoA synthetase codes for MSEQPNGFWSQATANPERTVLVTPEGEEWSAGRLHADVNRLVHGLRAAGMGRGDAFAVVLPNGVEFLAAHLAAAQAGFYLVPVNHHLIGPEIAWIVADSGAKVLVSHARFADVATAAADEAGLPATHRYLVGGGPEHHGDGFRPFTELLAGMPESVPEGRTLGWVMNYTSGTTGRPRGIRRPLPGRPPEDTPLGGFLGIFGIRPFDGNVHLVCSPLYHTAVLQFASAALHIGHPLVLMDGWDPEEMLRLIDARACTHTHMVPTQFHRLLSLPQDVRGRYDVSSMRHAIHGAAPCPDHVKRAMIDWWGSCVEEYYAASEGGGAFATAEDWLKKPGTVGKAWPISELAVFDDEGNRLPPGELGTVYMKMSTGGFAYHKDRAKTAKNRIGDFFTVGDLGVLDEDGYLFLRDRKIDMIISGGVNIYPAEIEAALLTHPAVADAAAFGIPHADRGEEVKAVVEPADGHAPDDTLAAEILAHCARRLAGYKRPRSVDFIPAMPRDPNGKLYKRRLREPYWEGRERPL; via the coding sequence GTGAGCGAACAGCCCAACGGATTCTGGTCCCAGGCCACCGCGAACCCGGAACGAACGGTCCTGGTCACGCCCGAGGGAGAGGAATGGTCCGCCGGGCGCCTGCACGCCGACGTCAACCGGCTCGTCCACGGACTGCGGGCGGCCGGAATGGGGCGAGGCGACGCCTTCGCCGTCGTCCTGCCCAACGGGGTCGAGTTCCTGGCCGCCCATCTCGCCGCGGCCCAGGCCGGCTTCTACCTCGTCCCCGTCAACCATCACCTGATCGGCCCCGAGATCGCCTGGATCGTGGCGGACTCCGGCGCGAAGGTCCTCGTCTCCCACGCGCGTTTCGCGGACGTGGCGACGGCGGCGGCCGACGAGGCGGGACTCCCCGCCACCCACCGCTACCTGGTCGGCGGCGGACCGGAACACCACGGCGACGGCTTCCGGCCCTTCACCGAACTCCTCGCCGGCATGCCGGAGTCGGTCCCCGAGGGCCGCACCCTCGGCTGGGTCATGAACTACACCTCCGGCACCACCGGACGGCCCCGAGGCATCCGTCGGCCCCTGCCCGGCAGACCGCCCGAGGACACCCCTCTCGGCGGGTTCCTCGGCATCTTCGGCATCCGGCCCTTCGACGGCAACGTTCACCTCGTCTGCTCGCCGCTCTACCACACCGCGGTGCTCCAGTTCGCGAGCGCGGCCCTGCACATCGGCCACCCCCTGGTGCTCATGGACGGATGGGACCCAGAGGAGATGCTGCGGCTCATCGACGCCCGTGCCTGTACCCACACCCACATGGTCCCGACCCAGTTCCACCGGCTGCTGTCCCTCCCGCAAGACGTGCGCGGCCGGTACGACGTCTCCTCGATGCGCCACGCCATCCACGGCGCCGCCCCCTGCCCGGATCACGTGAAGCGGGCGATGATCGACTGGTGGGGAAGCTGCGTCGAGGAGTACTACGCGGCGAGTGAGGGGGGTGGTGCCTTCGCCACGGCCGAGGACTGGCTGAAGAAGCCGGGCACCGTCGGCAAGGCATGGCCGATCAGCGAGCTCGCCGTCTTCGACGACGAGGGCAACCGGCTCCCACCCGGCGAACTCGGCACCGTCTACATGAAGATGAGCACCGGCGGGTTCGCCTACCACAAGGATCGGGCGAAGACCGCGAAGAACCGCATCGGCGACTTCTTCACCGTCGGCGACCTGGGAGTCCTGGACGAGGACGGTTACCTCTTCCTCCGCGACCGCAAGATCGACATGATCATCTCGGGTGGGGTGAACATCTACCCCGCCGAGATCGAGGCGGCCCTCCTCACCCACCCGGCCGTCGCGGACGCGGCGGCGTTCGGCATCCCGCACGCCGACCGGGGCGAGGAGGTCAAGGCCGTCGTCGAACCGGCCGACGGCCACGCCCCGGACGACACGCTGGCCGCCGAGATCCTCGCCCACTGCGCGCGGCGCCTGGCCGGATACAAGCGCCCCCGCTCGGTCGACTTCATCCCGGCGATGCCCCGCGACCCGAACGGCAAGCTCTACAAGCGACGCCTGCGGGAGCCGTACTGGGAGGGGCGCGAACGCCCGCTCTGA